Proteins encoded in a region of the Magallana gigas chromosome 8, xbMagGiga1.1, whole genome shotgun sequence genome:
- the LOC105347653 gene encoding uncharacterized protein isoform X1 codes for MVLFKLDSHSHSSRPSLDGTMKKLSAALSVCFAVLAFTILYINQYQDIRTTLLRVPPLNAIRHYLDLQQNDTLLESIKGTNKSLTVVTAFFTIGSFPKGTLHTVRTSNTYNVWMRTFLFMKNPVIFYTDNKTYADFFVTLRKNASLLTEVVHLNRSELWAFQIIPKITKIYSTPGYPPHYQNTFFPEYTSLTHAKQQVLDSAARKKVFDTDFYCWLDAGYFRDIVHREKNFWLEVPDDFNKSRIGVTRVFYSDLERTSARTIILGNLIWVGGGVFLGTPEVISRFHDQYKKAVMRYLNQGIMNVEHQILYAMYTKQERQKYPIDIEVQLYVPGQRQVINTNPWFYLGYVMYREGTV; via the exons GCCCTCCTTAGATGGGACGATGAAGAAACTGTCAGCGGCCCTGTCCGTCTGTTTCGCCGTGCTTGCATTCACGATACTTTACATCAACCAGTACCAAGACATCAGGACTACCTTGCTCCGGGTCCCGCCCTTAAACGCCATACGGCACTACCTCGATCTCCAGCAG aatGACACGCTTCTAGAATCTATTAAAGGAacaaataaaagtttaacaGTAGTGACAGCATTTTTTACCATTGGAAGCTTTCCTAAAGGGACTTTACATACAGTTAGAACATCAAACACTTATAATGTGTGGATGAGAACCTTCCTTTTCATGAAAAACCCTGTGATTTTCTACACAGATAATAAAACCTACGCAGACTTTTTTGTGACACTCCGAAAAAATGCTTCTCTACTGACGGAGGTCGTTCACTTAAATCGATCGGAATTGTGGGCATTTCAAATCATTccgaaaataacaaaaatttacTCCACCCCTGGGTACCCCCCACACTATCAGAACACGTTTTTTCCGGAATATACCAGTCTGACCCACGCAAAGCAGCAGGTGCTCGACAGCGCTGCTCGAAAGAAAGTGTTCGATACCGACTTCTATTGCTGGTTGGACGCCGGATATTTTAGAGATATCGTTCACAGAGAGAAGAATTTCTGGTTGGAAGTACCGgatgattttaataaatctcGAATCGGGGTAACTCGTGTTTTTTACTCGGATTTAGAAAGAACTAGTGCACGAACAATCATATTAGGGAACTTAATTTGGGTAGGGGGAGGAGTTTTCTTGGGTACACCGGAAGTGATATCCAGATTTCACGATCAATATAAAAAAGCTGTGATGCGATATCTAAACCAGGGAATAATGAATGTAGAACATCAGATATTGTACGCTATGTACACAAAACAAGAAAGACAAAAATACCCGATTGATATTGAAGTACAATTATATGTGCCCGGACAGAGACAAGTGATTAACACCAATCCGTGGTTCTATTTGGGATATGTGATGTACAGGGAGGGTACTGTGTAG
- the LOC105347653 gene encoding uncharacterized protein isoform X2, protein MKKLSAALSVCFAVLAFTILYINQYQDIRTTLLRVPPLNAIRHYLDLQQNDTLLESIKGTNKSLTVVTAFFTIGSFPKGTLHTVRTSNTYNVWMRTFLFMKNPVIFYTDNKTYADFFVTLRKNASLLTEVVHLNRSELWAFQIIPKITKIYSTPGYPPHYQNTFFPEYTSLTHAKQQVLDSAARKKVFDTDFYCWLDAGYFRDIVHREKNFWLEVPDDFNKSRIGVTRVFYSDLERTSARTIILGNLIWVGGGVFLGTPEVISRFHDQYKKAVMRYLNQGIMNVEHQILYAMYTKQERQKYPIDIEVQLYVPGQRQVINTNPWFYLGYVMYREGTV, encoded by the exons ATGAAGAAACTGTCAGCGGCCCTGTCCGTCTGTTTCGCCGTGCTTGCATTCACGATACTTTACATCAACCAGTACCAAGACATCAGGACTACCTTGCTCCGGGTCCCGCCCTTAAACGCCATACGGCACTACCTCGATCTCCAGCAG aatGACACGCTTCTAGAATCTATTAAAGGAacaaataaaagtttaacaGTAGTGACAGCATTTTTTACCATTGGAAGCTTTCCTAAAGGGACTTTACATACAGTTAGAACATCAAACACTTATAATGTGTGGATGAGAACCTTCCTTTTCATGAAAAACCCTGTGATTTTCTACACAGATAATAAAACCTACGCAGACTTTTTTGTGACACTCCGAAAAAATGCTTCTCTACTGACGGAGGTCGTTCACTTAAATCGATCGGAATTGTGGGCATTTCAAATCATTccgaaaataacaaaaatttacTCCACCCCTGGGTACCCCCCACACTATCAGAACACGTTTTTTCCGGAATATACCAGTCTGACCCACGCAAAGCAGCAGGTGCTCGACAGCGCTGCTCGAAAGAAAGTGTTCGATACCGACTTCTATTGCTGGTTGGACGCCGGATATTTTAGAGATATCGTTCACAGAGAGAAGAATTTCTGGTTGGAAGTACCGgatgattttaataaatctcGAATCGGGGTAACTCGTGTTTTTTACTCGGATTTAGAAAGAACTAGTGCACGAACAATCATATTAGGGAACTTAATTTGGGTAGGGGGAGGAGTTTTCTTGGGTACACCGGAAGTGATATCCAGATTTCACGATCAATATAAAAAAGCTGTGATGCGATATCTAAACCAGGGAATAATGAATGTAGAACATCAGATATTGTACGCTATGTACACAAAACAAGAAAGACAAAAATACCCGATTGATATTGAAGTACAATTATATGTGCCCGGACAGAGACAAGTGATTAACACCAATCCGTGGTTCTATTTGGGATATGTGATGTACAGGGAGGGTACTGTGTAG